In one Legionella clemsonensis genomic region, the following are encoded:
- the gspL gene encoding type II secretion system protein GspL, protein MVTCFLFIHDLNEDSCLSLCLNEQGEPIAPLAKRSVNELKTVQKNCRTILVLPTQIFSLHRLTLPWLTEKKARAAIPFALEEKLAQNVNSLHFAFDKHHYQNGQYLVVVGDKQFLSGVMEKFDQENIKFDYVTLDWFALNKQEIAILESCLLINEEEFEGALSQDLANFYQNKLNSAAPGQYEIFAFSNSNSQLISALGSNAEVTTIKENSYIWLAQRLQNKKIMNLSQGSLAREGGNHLTRRWYQAAIAMSILWLVTLIASKTIQIHQLNQDTATVDTQIATIYRQFFPQAQQIISPKFRITQLLKSNQNNADSSFWLLLNTLAKSFRKNLMDLSQLRFQNQTLLITLTTTNFEELENLQTQLQKANIKVRQTQASTENEKVVGTLELSL, encoded by the coding sequence GTGGTTACATGCTTTCTATTTATTCATGATCTTAATGAAGACAGCTGTCTGAGCTTATGCCTTAACGAACAAGGTGAACCCATTGCCCCCTTGGCAAAGCGCAGCGTTAATGAGCTCAAAACTGTACAAAAAAATTGCCGCACGATTCTTGTCTTACCTACACAAATTTTCAGCCTACACCGCTTGACTTTGCCCTGGTTGACCGAAAAAAAAGCACGAGCGGCAATACCGTTCGCTTTGGAAGAAAAACTTGCCCAAAATGTCAATTCATTACATTTTGCCTTTGATAAGCATCATTATCAAAATGGGCAGTATTTAGTAGTGGTAGGTGATAAACAGTTTCTTTCTGGCGTCATGGAGAAATTTGACCAGGAAAACATTAAATTTGATTATGTAACGTTGGATTGGTTTGCGCTTAATAAACAGGAAATAGCTATTCTTGAGTCCTGTTTGTTAATTAATGAAGAGGAATTCGAAGGCGCTTTAAGTCAAGATCTTGCGAATTTTTATCAAAATAAGCTAAATTCAGCTGCGCCTGGACAGTATGAAATTTTTGCCTTCTCTAACAGCAATTCACAACTAATATCTGCTCTTGGCAGTAACGCTGAAGTAACAACCATTAAAGAAAATTCTTATATATGGCTTGCTCAGCGCTTACAGAATAAAAAAATAATGAACCTTTCTCAGGGGAGTTTGGCACGTGAAGGCGGTAACCATTTAACCAGACGGTGGTATCAAGCCGCCATCGCAATGAGTATTTTATGGCTGGTGACTTTAATTGCGAGCAAGACAATTCAAATTCATCAACTAAATCAGGATACAGCGACTGTTGATACCCAAATTGCAACGATTTACCGACAATTTTTTCCTCAGGCTCAGCAAATAATCAGTCCAAAATTTCGTATTACACAGCTACTTAAGTCCAATCAAAATAATGCAGATAGCAGTTTTTGGCTGTTATTAAATACCTTGGCAAAGTCATTTAGAAAAAATCTCATGGACTTATCCCAGCTTCGTTTTCAAAATCAAACGCTGCTGATTACCCTAACGACTACCAATTTTGAAGAGTTGGAAAATTTACAAACACAGTTGCAAAAAGCAAATATTAAAGTAAGACAAACCCAAGCCTCAACAGAAAATGAAAAAGTAGTAGGCACCCTGGAGTTAAGTTTGTGA
- the gspM gene encoding type II secretion system protein GspM — translation MSNYWNNLNERERWMVGIAAFCVIFYLFYLFIYSPLTISVETKTQQLQEKKETLAWMQQVRNQSTQRRAPQAITSSKLLALLGNQLSTGELHRFTYQLQQTGQGEIQLSFEQVPFNQFLSWLWKLFNDYALSLKQFSAERTDTSGMVKLTVVIAVR, via the coding sequence GTGAGTAATTACTGGAATAATCTCAATGAGCGTGAGCGATGGATGGTAGGAATTGCCGCATTTTGCGTTATTTTTTACCTGTTTTATCTCTTTATCTATTCTCCATTAACCATCTCGGTTGAAACAAAAACTCAGCAATTACAAGAGAAAAAGGAAACATTGGCTTGGATGCAACAAGTACGAAATCAATCAACCCAGCGAAGAGCACCACAAGCGATAACCAGTTCAAAACTGCTGGCTCTTCTTGGAAATCAATTGAGCACAGGCGAACTGCATCGCTTCACATATCAACTACAACAAACCGGTCAAGGCGAAATTCAACTTTCTTTTGAGCAAGTACCCTTTAATCAATTTTTATCCTGGTTATGGAAGTTATTCAATGATTATGCACTTAGCCTTAAGCAATTCAGCGCCGAGCGCACCGATACTTCCGGCATGGTCAAACTCACCGTCGTAATTGCAGTGAGATAA
- a CDS encoding SPOR domain-containing protein, translated as MRKINVLTICLSVGSLAACTNYQEANYAVYPGYQPYVYQHSYYQTYDGGVDYRYERAGGDVNVPNSYHVGPTHSPASHKAVDSNWVHSQNPQGYTIEIAEGKASQVAGKLYRVPKNNRTAQVKSYGGDGKVYYKGVYGSYSSYEEAQQALTRLPEDIKQGANIKNWSAIQQNSGN; from the coding sequence ATGAGAAAAATAAATGTCTTAACAATTTGCTTAAGCGTTGGCAGTCTTGCTGCTTGCACTAACTATCAAGAGGCCAATTATGCCGTTTACCCAGGTTATCAGCCTTATGTGTATCAACATAGCTATTACCAGACCTACGATGGAGGAGTTGATTATCGCTATGAAAGAGCAGGTGGAGACGTTAACGTTCCAAATTCCTACCATGTAGGTCCTACTCACTCACCAGCGTCTCATAAGGCTGTTGATAGTAATTGGGTTCATAGCCAAAATCCTCAGGGTTATACTATTGAGATTGCTGAAGGCAAAGCATCCCAGGTTGCAGGAAAACTTTATAGGGTGCCAAAAAATAATCGCACCGCACAGGTTAAATCCTATGGGGGCGATGGCAAAGTTTATTACAAGGGCGTCTATGGTAGCTACAGTAGTTATGAAGAGGCACAGCAAGCATTGACCCGTCTCCCGGAAGACATTAAACAAGGAGCAAATATTAAAAACTGGAGTGCAATTCAACAAAATTCTGGGAATTAA
- a CDS encoding anti-phage deoxyguanosine triphosphatase, translating to MWTHRRSGQTHQRGVQDHRDPYERDRTRVIHCPAFRRLQRKTQILGTDEGDFHRTRLTHSLEVASIGRSIVRNLAINQQDSVILALLPSDDLISVICLLHDLGHPPFGHGGEVALNYMMRHYGGFEGNGQTLRLLTKVEDSYGAYGMDLTRRSLLGILKYPVNRAQVVATTLPDGLESINKTIRVNDWLPPKAYFESEQPEVDWLLSPFSENDRTLFQTLSRLPQTKQHGKSAYHSFDCSIMDVADDIAYGVHDLEDAIHLRLITREQLDTSLFRSFLAATPLANHKEQLINALFSQELCQRKQSIGEIVNYFITATEIAVTNEHFENNLLKHNVVLLPEAAALLDYFKNRIYEFVIDSQEARTFEYGGQTVVLRLFEAISSNPGSLLDTKNRDLFHKADTEMAAFRVVCDYIANMTDEYAYRMHERLFGFNTRTIFERL from the coding sequence ATGTGGACTCATCGACGCTCTGGGCAAACTCATCAAAGAGGGGTACAGGATCATCGCGATCCTTATGAGAGAGATAGAACAAGGGTTATTCATTGCCCGGCCTTTCGTCGATTACAACGGAAAACACAAATTTTGGGAACGGATGAAGGTGACTTTCATCGCACTCGTCTGACACATTCGCTGGAGGTTGCCTCTATCGGTCGAAGCATCGTTCGCAATCTTGCTATTAATCAACAAGATAGTGTTATACTAGCTTTGCTACCCAGCGATGATTTAATTTCTGTTATTTGCTTGCTTCATGACCTTGGTCATCCTCCTTTTGGTCATGGTGGCGAAGTTGCTTTAAATTATATGATGCGTCACTATGGCGGCTTTGAAGGGAACGGTCAAACATTACGTTTGTTGACGAAAGTGGAAGACAGTTACGGCGCTTATGGTATGGATTTAACTCGCCGCTCCCTATTAGGAATTCTCAAGTATCCTGTTAACAGGGCTCAAGTTGTAGCCACAACATTACCCGATGGATTGGAATCAATCAATAAAACTATTCGTGTCAATGATTGGTTACCACCTAAAGCTTATTTTGAAAGTGAACAGCCAGAAGTCGATTGGCTTTTGTCACCTTTTAGTGAAAATGATAGAACACTGTTTCAGACTTTAAGCCGACTACCCCAGACTAAACAACATGGTAAGTCAGCCTACCATAGTTTTGATTGTTCTATCATGGATGTAGCTGATGATATTGCCTATGGAGTTCATGATTTAGAAGATGCAATTCATTTGCGTTTAATTACTCGTGAGCAACTGGATACCAGCCTTTTTCGCTCATTTCTTGCTGCAACACCGTTGGCCAATCATAAAGAACAATTAATTAATGCCTTGTTTAGTCAGGAGCTTTGTCAGCGGAAACAAAGTATTGGCGAAATAGTTAACTATTTTATTACCGCCACAGAGATTGCTGTAACCAATGAACATTTTGAAAATAATTTGCTAAAACATAATGTTGTGCTTCTTCCTGAGGCCGCCGCTTTACTGGATTATTTTAAAAATCGCATCTATGAATTTGTTATTGATTCTCAAGAAGCCCGTACCTTTGAATACGGTGGACAAACGGTAGTTTTGCGTCTTTTTGAAGCCATTAGCTCTAATCCAGGCAGTTTACTGGATACCAAAAACCGTGACTTATTCCATAAAGCTGACACAGAGATGGCCGCTTTTAGAGTGGTGTGCGATTACATTGCTAACATGACCGATGAATATGCCTACCGCATGCATGAACGCTTATTTGGATTTAACACTCGGACTATTTTTGAACGGCTTTGA
- a CDS encoding DMT family protein produces the protein MKTILLLLGSNLFMTFAWYGHLKNLNHKPLYLAILVSWSIAFFEYVLQVPANRIGYKDFNLGQLKIIQEIITMGVFAVFAYCYMNKPLGINYFYAGLCMIGAAYFIFKT, from the coding sequence ATGAAAACAATTTTATTACTTCTGGGTTCAAATTTATTTATGACGTTTGCCTGGTATGGCCATCTTAAAAATCTTAATCACAAGCCTTTATATCTGGCTATTTTAGTGAGTTGGAGTATTGCTTTTTTTGAATACGTGCTTCAGGTGCCGGCAAACCGAATTGGCTATAAAGACTTTAACTTAGGACAATTAAAAATTATTCAGGAAATAATCACCATGGGTGTTTTTGCTGTTTTTGCCTATTGTTATATGAATAAACCGCTCGGAATTAATTATTTTTATGCAGGTTTATGCATGATAGGAGCCGCTTATTTTATTTTTAAAACTTAG
- a CDS encoding AAA family ATPase — translation MRIAVSGTHSVGKSTFVWDFIKAHPDYLREEEPYRALRANYNIKFGKESTRYCNGIQLYHNISRVKHYHDSSDKVIFDRCPVDYIAYSLYTARYHQTDLDLAFVESLIEPVRESLTFIDLLIFVSINEKHPVEIEDDGIRPIDESYRSEVDAFFKQIYFENRYEVMPVHNRPKFIELWGSREERVHKISALLNQPDILT, via the coding sequence ATGCGAATAGCAGTATCAGGAACCCATTCTGTAGGTAAAAGCACCTTCGTGTGGGATTTTATAAAAGCTCATCCTGACTACCTCAGAGAAGAGGAACCCTACAGAGCTTTACGTGCGAATTACAATATTAAATTTGGGAAAGAATCAACACGGTATTGCAATGGCATCCAACTCTACCACAATATCAGTCGTGTAAAACACTATCATGATTCATCCGACAAAGTCATCTTCGATCGCTGCCCTGTCGATTACATCGCTTATTCTCTCTACACAGCACGCTATCATCAAACGGATTTGGATCTTGCATTTGTAGAAAGTTTAATCGAACCTGTTAGGGAATCACTGACATTCATTGATCTTTTAATTTTTGTGTCGATTAATGAAAAGCACCCTGTTGAGATTGAAGATGATGGCATCAGACCGATTGATGAATCATACCGCTCAGAAGTAGATGCTTTTTTCAAACAGATTTATTTTGAAAATAGATATGAAGTGATGCCTGTACACAATAGGCCGAAATTTATTGAATTATGGGGCTCCAGAGAAGAGCGAGTTCATAAAATTTCAGCCCTTTTAAATCAACCTGACATTCTGACATAA
- a CDS encoding FAD-dependent oxidoreductase, which translates to MGDNNITTKKIAIIGAGWYGCHLASALKKAGFDVTLFEKNDTILNSVSGNFGIRLHRGPHYQLSPETRRNCQEVFEQFCNLYPELVVQHDYSIYAHGLIDAKGNLSKVDKEKFDEVCKETPDCRSLNIEQTPYNKEEIDSVMNLDEPSVVIGERLRKEFSAKLNAANIEVKCNCSIKDIKSTANGFVLTTEKGEEYLFDNVINATGYQDFVPPKVKENFPVKMEVVYQPCLALKYRDLTPGEKPFSFIVMDGWFPCVMPCIEQDPFQHEYILTHGAFTIQASHDTPEKAYDLLEKLTEDYLENIKRLSEHEIERFWPGFTNRFEYIGVKKAVLAKIKTKTEFRSAVTFETDGIIHVIPGKINNVINVDPEVEALIRDVNCLSENGIRFMKGGILDRARTEIASKPALGEPNTCTLDTFAELNNKTHSTTSIPPNLQPPTYFKTPHPTFFSTEPASTGDSKGEHPIPKRRGF; encoded by the coding sequence GTGGGCGATAATAATATTACGACGAAGAAAATTGCTATCATCGGAGCAGGTTGGTACGGCTGTCATTTAGCATCGGCTTTAAAAAAAGCTGGCTTTGATGTTACGCTTTTTGAAAAAAATGATACTATTTTAAACAGTGTTTCTGGTAATTTTGGTATAAGGTTGCATAGGGGACCACACTATCAACTTTCACCCGAGACCCGGCGAAATTGTCAGGAAGTGTTTGAGCAATTCTGTAACCTATACCCTGAACTTGTCGTCCAGCATGATTATTCTATTTATGCGCATGGTCTTATTGATGCGAAAGGTAATCTTTCAAAAGTTGACAAGGAGAAATTTGATGAAGTTTGTAAGGAGACCCCTGACTGCCGTTCCTTAAATATAGAGCAAACGCCTTATAATAAGGAAGAAATAGATTCAGTCATGAATTTGGATGAACCCAGTGTGGTCATTGGTGAGCGTTTGAGAAAAGAATTCTCAGCCAAGCTAAATGCTGCAAATATAGAAGTAAAATGCAATTGTTCTATTAAAGACATAAAATCAACCGCCAATGGCTTTGTGCTTACTACAGAGAAAGGAGAAGAATATCTCTTTGATAATGTTATTAATGCTACGGGTTACCAGGATTTTGTTCCTCCAAAGGTAAAAGAAAACTTCCCTGTCAAGATGGAAGTCGTTTATCAGCCTTGCCTCGCTCTAAAGTATCGCGATTTAACCCCAGGAGAAAAACCTTTTTCCTTTATCGTGATGGATGGCTGGTTCCCCTGCGTGATGCCTTGTATTGAACAAGACCCTTTTCAACATGAATACATTCTGACCCATGGTGCTTTTACTATTCAAGCCTCTCATGATACCCCCGAAAAAGCTTATGACTTACTTGAGAAGCTAACAGAGGATTATCTTGAGAACATCAAAAGACTCTCGGAGCATGAGATAGAGCGCTTTTGGCCCGGTTTTACCAATCGCTTTGAATATATTGGTGTAAAAAAAGCAGTACTTGCCAAAATAAAAACAAAGACAGAGTTCAGAAGTGCTGTAACTTTCGAAACAGATGGCATCATTCATGTCATTCCAGGCAAAATAAACAATGTCATCAATGTTGATCCTGAAGTTGAAGCACTTATACGTGATGTAAATTGTTTATCCGAAAACGGAATTCGTTTTATGAAAGGGGGTATTCTTGATCGAGCCAGAACTGAAATAGCATCAAAACCCGCTTTAGGCGAACCCAACACGTGTACTTTGGATACTTTTGCTGAATTAAATAATAAAACCCATTCAACAACGTCTATCCCTCCCAATTTGCAGCCACCCACTTACTTTAAAACACCGCACCCTACTTTTTTTAGCACGGAACCTGCATCAACGGGTGATTCCAAAGGTGAACATCCTATACCTAAAAGAAGAGGATTTTGA
- a CDS encoding PAS domain-containing hybrid sensor histidine kinase/response regulator, with amino-acid sequence MTSTKSKKSTIEEQLTNTIIDYLPAQIFWKDKNLRYLGCNMAFVNSLGLTSKTEIIGKSDFDLPVSEKNSATFRADDRKVIQSKQPKLNIEESQILTDGTERILSTSKVPLFDETGEAYGVLGIYIDITDRIKMERSLAKAKEQAEISNRAKTEFIANMSHDIRTPVGGIIGMSKLLEERLEHSEEQQYAHWINESGQQLLSLLNSVLDIVSATNSTDNHLMEEEFDLYQTLTNLINLELPTVKLKGLELKLDYDNTIIKTIITDRTKLVRILLNLIGNAIKFTDNGTITIQIKKLKEDTAFEEIEFTIADSGIGIPPELQQKVFDRFYRINPSYKGKYEGHGVGLHIVQNYLNILNSNITLESEVGVGTKVRFTLKVKRGQQPVMFNVSARKDDDITPSHFEEQDQLPVILIVEDNPIALRIVESLLEQAGCRYLSAANGEEALSLLKKESFDLVLTDIGLPGISGQELARAIRLDENNSIANLPIVGLTAHAAEKIEKSCLNAGMNQVLSKPLSFKILQETLIAFLAPKELTNNEREGLGTDLPKTETELFQLDNFPLFDIEGALANLGTQETLKELLNLMIHVDLPQEEFQLAKAYQEQNWTDIEKIAHKLKSGALYCGTTKLQYACQYLERYLKAGHSRCQKELYQQLHVVLLQTKKAINEWLAAYSMGNSPHFKQKY; translated from the coding sequence ATGACATCCACAAAAAGCAAAAAATCAACCATAGAGGAACAACTCACTAATACTATTATTGATTATCTTCCTGCCCAAATCTTTTGGAAAGACAAAAACTTACGTTATTTGGGTTGTAATATGGCCTTTGTAAACTCCTTAGGCTTAACATCCAAGACAGAAATTATTGGAAAATCAGATTTTGATTTACCAGTCTCGGAAAAAAATAGCGCGACTTTTCGCGCTGACGATCGCAAAGTGATTCAATCCAAACAACCAAAACTTAATATAGAGGAATCTCAAATACTCACTGATGGGACTGAGCGAATTTTGAGCACTAGTAAAGTTCCTCTTTTTGATGAGACCGGTGAAGCTTATGGGGTTCTGGGAATTTATATCGATATTACCGATCGTATCAAAATGGAAAGAAGCTTGGCTAAAGCAAAGGAGCAGGCTGAAATTTCCAACCGGGCAAAAACAGAATTTATTGCCAACATGAGTCATGATATTCGTACCCCCGTGGGAGGTATCATTGGCATGTCCAAGCTTCTGGAAGAACGTCTTGAACATTCTGAAGAGCAGCAGTATGCGCATTGGATTAATGAAAGTGGTCAGCAATTGTTGAGCTTATTAAATAGCGTACTGGATATTGTTTCAGCGACAAACAGTACTGATAATCATTTGATGGAGGAAGAATTTGATTTATATCAAACCTTAACTAACTTAATTAATCTGGAATTGCCAACCGTAAAACTTAAGGGCCTTGAGTTAAAACTTGATTATGACAACACGATAATAAAAACCATTATCACCGATAGAACAAAACTGGTGCGTATTTTGTTAAATTTAATCGGCAATGCAATTAAGTTCACTGATAATGGAACAATAACCATTCAGATAAAAAAACTCAAAGAAGATACTGCCTTTGAAGAGATTGAATTTACCATTGCCGACTCTGGAATTGGCATCCCACCCGAATTACAGCAGAAGGTATTTGATAGATTTTATCGCATTAATCCCTCCTATAAAGGAAAATACGAAGGTCATGGTGTTGGACTGCATATCGTGCAAAATTATTTAAACATTTTAAATAGCAATATAACACTTGAAAGTGAGGTAGGGGTTGGCACTAAAGTTAGGTTTACTTTAAAAGTTAAACGTGGACAACAGCCTGTGATGTTTAATGTCTCTGCTAGAAAAGATGATGACATTACTCCCTCTCATTTTGAGGAGCAAGATCAACTTCCTGTCATCCTGATTGTAGAAGATAATCCCATTGCGCTTCGTATTGTTGAGTCACTATTAGAGCAAGCGGGTTGTCGATATCTCTCTGCAGCCAATGGAGAAGAGGCGTTGAGTTTGCTTAAGAAAGAATCGTTTGATTTGGTTTTAACGGATATTGGTTTACCGGGTATTTCTGGACAAGAATTAGCGAGAGCAATTCGCCTGGATGAGAATAATTCTATCGCCAATCTTCCTATTGTTGGCTTAACAGCCCATGCTGCAGAAAAGATAGAGAAAAGCTGTCTTAATGCGGGAATGAACCAAGTTCTGTCCAAGCCACTATCGTTTAAAATCCTACAGGAAACATTAATAGCTTTTTTAGCACCGAAGGAACTGACAAATAATGAGCGCGAAGGTCTAGGAACGGATTTACCTAAAACAGAAACTGAATTATTTCAGCTTGACAATTTTCCTCTCTTCGATATAGAAGGTGCTCTCGCTAATTTAGGGACGCAAGAAACTCTTAAAGAATTACTTAATTTGATGATTCATGTGGATTTACCGCAGGAAGAATTTCAATTAGCCAAAGCTTATCAAGAGCAAAATTGGACTGATATTGAAAAAATTGCTCACAAACTTAAAAGTGGAGCCTTATACTGTGGTACTACAAAATTACAATACGCTTGCCAGTATCTGGAGCGCTATCTAAAAGCGGGACATTCGCGCTGTCAGAAAGAGCTTTATCAGCAATTGCATGTCGTACTCCTCCAAACAAAAAAAGCGATTAATGAATGGCTCGCAGCTTACTCTATGGGTAATAGTCCTCACTTTAAACAGAAGTATTGA
- a CDS encoding glutathione S-transferase family protein produces MIILYQFYGVWGLPNASPFCLKIETYLRMAEMPYEIRFIMNPGKAPKKKLPYIKIDDKIIADSELIIDYLISKFGDPLDRSLTPEQKALSVLLDSIFAERLYWIMCYSRWQNKDGWMHLKKDFFAKLPRLAKLFIPNAARHAMQKALAFQGMGRHTEAEIKQMGYKTLDAIATTLGEKKYFHGDELTRIDATAFAFLATIAWLPYADPLKIYLHNHPNLLGFCDRIWSNFYPEIPKPFPII; encoded by the coding sequence ATGATAATACTGTACCAATTTTATGGAGTTTGGGGATTACCCAATGCTAGTCCATTTTGTTTGAAGATAGAAACTTATTTACGTATGGCAGAAATGCCTTATGAAATTAGATTTATAATGAACCCAGGAAAGGCACCCAAAAAAAAATTACCGTATATTAAAATAGATGACAAAATAATCGCTGACAGCGAATTAATTATTGATTATCTGATATCAAAATTTGGTGATCCTCTCGATCGAAGTTTAACACCAGAACAAAAAGCATTGTCCGTTTTGCTTGATAGTATATTCGCTGAACGTTTGTATTGGATAATGTGTTATTCCCGCTGGCAGAATAAGGATGGTTGGATGCATTTAAAAAAAGATTTTTTTGCTAAATTGCCTCGTCTTGCAAAACTATTTATTCCTAATGCCGCGCGCCACGCAATGCAAAAAGCATTAGCTTTTCAGGGTATGGGACGTCACACGGAGGCAGAGATTAAACAGATGGGATATAAAACTCTTGATGCTATTGCCACAACGCTGGGAGAAAAAAAATATTTTCATGGGGATGAGCTTACCCGTATTGATGCCACAGCGTTTGCTTTTTTAGCGACTATTGCATGGCTACCTTACGCGGATCCATTAAAAATTTATTTGCATAACCATCCTAATTTGCTTGGTTTTTGCGATAGGATCTGGAGTAATTTTTATCCTGAAATTCCCAAGCCATTTCCCATAATATAA
- a CDS encoding YchJ family protein — MNKCPCGSMIEYSICCGSYIDGSAIPATPEALMRSRYTAYSQANIDYIKKTMRGSPLTNFDATEAKIWAKGVTWLGLKVLKAYQDELNSHKGYVEFIARFRENHQPKKLHEVSEFAYEDGRWFYTAGLEPKKSTPVKASRNAPCPCGSQKKFKNCCLVK, encoded by the coding sequence ATGAATAAATGCCCCTGCGGCTCAATGATAGAGTATTCAATTTGCTGCGGTAGTTACATCGACGGCTCTGCTATACCAGCCACACCTGAGGCTTTAATGCGCTCACGTTACACAGCCTATAGCCAAGCCAACATTGATTACATCAAAAAAACTATGCGCGGCAGCCCTCTTACAAATTTTGATGCAACAGAAGCAAAAATCTGGGCCAAGGGTGTAACCTGGTTAGGATTAAAAGTACTAAAAGCTTATCAGGATGAATTAAATTCCCATAAAGGCTATGTCGAATTTATAGCCCGATTTAGAGAAAATCATCAGCCTAAAAAGCTTCATGAAGTCAGTGAATTTGCCTATGAAGATGGTCGGTGGTTTTATACAGCCGGTCTTGAACCAAAGAAATCAACGCCAGTAAAAGCTTCTCGCAATGCTCCTTGTCCTTGTGGCAGTCAAAAGAAATTTAAAAATTGTTGTCTTGTAAAATAA
- a CDS encoding TIGR00645 family protein, with the protein MNHTIENTLDNKKIKKLPLLISQLIFLGRWLQAPLYLGLLLILTAYAYRFITELFHLMGHINTADNTQIMLGVLDLIDVVMIANLLIMVIMGGYETFVSRLNLQNHPDQPEWLDHIDAGAMKIKLALALIGISSIHLLRTFIDPSKQAFDSVLWQVVIHLTLLVSALAIAYTNKLLSQTN; encoded by the coding sequence ATGAATCATACTATTGAAAATACGCTTGACAATAAAAAAATAAAAAAGCTCCCTTTGCTCATTAGCCAATTAATTTTTTTAGGCCGTTGGCTACAGGCGCCTCTCTATTTGGGATTACTTTTAATTTTAACTGCTTATGCTTATCGGTTCATCACTGAATTATTTCATTTAATGGGCCATATCAATACTGCTGATAATACGCAGATTATGCTGGGAGTACTGGATTTAATTGATGTAGTGATGATTGCCAATTTACTGATTATGGTCATTATGGGCGGGTATGAAACTTTTGTTTCACGATTGAATCTACAGAATCATCCGGATCAGCCAGAGTGGTTAGATCATATTGATGCAGGTGCTATGAAAATTAAATTAGCACTTGCCTTAATTGGCATTTCCTCCATCCACTTGCTAAGAACATTTATTGATCCAAGTAAACAAGCTTTTGATAGTGTGTTGTGGCAAGTGGTTATTCATTTGACGTTGCTAGTATCTGCGCTAGCGATTGCTTACACTAATAAATTATTGTCACAGACCAACTAA
- a CDS encoding bZIP transcription factor, protein MLEFYLNQQTLQDTLLLLIEQSLQGQEKEREKNQLLVLLHNQKERLNFLIDAEKNRIEVNLYELLKDYSNAYSEQQKILEELLGTLAKLWLPPLNVPGMALNELTPPSATVFSPPLEPLFPEMTSYPGTFFSFAPVLIEQPQNLQEKKQKEKSSFRVIRSSCKKTQQPSPEENQKLYEALKAKKMTGTFTLEDEREFQRLTRLISAKEYRERKKRKLLILKNQHKALEAENKELALECIQLQTENRVLQEELDADRIMLESIASEIIRKISTGQNISQTELLMYQKIQEVLDNLNNKTAFEQPPSFLF, encoded by the coding sequence ATGCTTGAATTTTATTTGAACCAGCAAACCCTTCAGGACACACTGTTGCTCTTGATAGAACAATCATTGCAAGGTCAAGAGAAAGAGCGAGAAAAAAATCAGTTGTTGGTACTGCTTCACAACCAGAAAGAGCGATTAAATTTTCTTATTGATGCTGAAAAAAATCGCATTGAGGTTAATCTTTACGAACTGTTAAAGGATTATAGCAATGCTTACAGTGAACAGCAAAAAATTCTTGAAGAGTTATTAGGTACTCTTGCTAAATTATGGCTTCCACCTTTAAATGTTCCAGGGATGGCATTGAATGAACTTACTCCCCCCTCCGCTACTGTTTTTTCTCCTCCTCTAGAGCCTTTATTTCCTGAAATGACTAGTTATCCAGGAACCTTTTTCTCTTTTGCTCCTGTGTTGATAGAACAACCCCAAAATTTGCAAGAAAAAAAACAAAAGGAAAAATCTTCTTTCAGGGTGATTCGGTCAAGTTGCAAAAAAACACAACAGCCCTCGCCAGAAGAAAATCAAAAATTATATGAAGCGTTAAAAGCTAAAAAAATGACAGGTACATTTACTTTAGAAGACGAAAGGGAATTTCAACGCCTTACCAGGTTAATTTCAGCAAAAGAATATAGAGAAAGAAAGAAGCGAAAGCTTCTAATTTTGAAAAATCAACATAAAGCTCTTGAAGCCGAAAATAAAGAACTAGCGTTAGAGTGTATCCAGTTGCAAACGGAAAACCGGGTTCTACAAGAAGAGCTTGATGCTGACCGTATCATGTTAGAATCAATAGCATCTGAAATAATACGGAAAATTTCTACAGGACAAAATATTTCACAAACAGAACTGTTGATGTATCAAAAAATACAAGAGGTGCTGGATAATTTAAACAATAAAACTGCCTTCGAGCAGCCACCGTCATTTTTATTTTAA